From the Homo sapiens chromosome 1, GRCh38.p14 Primary Assembly genome, one window contains:
- the NEK2 gene encoding serine/threonine-protein kinase Nek2 isoform 2 (isoform 2 is encoded by transcript variant 2): protein MPSRAEDYEVLYTIGTGSYGRCQKIRRKSDGKILVWKELDYGSMTEAEKQMLVSEVNLLRELKHPNIVRYYDRIIDRTNTTLYIVMEYCEGGDLASVITKGTKERQYLDEEFVLRVMTQLTLALKECHRRSDGGHTVLHRDLKPANVFLDGKQNVKLGDFGLARILNHDTSFAKTFVGTPYYMSPEQMNRMSYNEKSDIWSLGCLLYELCALMPPFTAFSQKELAGKIREGKFRRIPYRYSDELNEIITRMLNLKDYHRPSVEEILENPLIADLVADEQRRNLERRGRQLGEPEKSQDSSPVLSELKLKEIQLQERERALKAREERLEQKEQELCVRERLAEDKLARAENLLKNYSLLKERKFLSLASNPGMRINLVNRSWCYK, encoded by the exons ATGCCTTCCCGGGCTGAGGACTATGAAGTGTTGTACACCATTGGCACAGGCTCCTACGGCCGCTGCCAGAAGATCCGGAGGAAGAGTGATGGCAAG ATATTAGTTTGGAAAGAACTTGACTATGGCTCCATGACAGAAGCTGAGAAACAGATGCTTGTTTCTGAAGTGAATTTGCTTCGTGAACTGAAACATCCAAACATCGTTCGTTACTATGATCGGATTATTGACCGGACCAATACAACACTGTACATTGTAATGGAATATTGTGAAGGAGGGGATCTGGCTAGTGTAATTACAAAGGGAACCAAGGAAAG GCAATACTTAGATGAAGAGTTTGTTCTTCGAGTGATGACTCAGTTGACTCTGGCCCTGAAGGAATGCCACAGACGAAGTGATGGTGGTCATACCGTATTGCATCGGGATCTGAAACCAGCcaatgttttcctggatggcaAGCAAAACGTCAAGCTTGGAGACTTTGGGCTAGCTAGAATATTAAACCATGACACGAGTTTTGCAAAAACATTTGTTGGCACACCTTATTACATGTCTCCT GAACAAATGAATCGCATGTCCTACAATGAGAAATCAGATATCTGGTCATTGGGCTGCTTGCTGTATGAGTTATGTGCATTAAT GCCTCCATTTACAGCTTTTAGCCAGAAAGAACTCGCTGGGAAAATCAGAGAAGGCAAATTCAGGCGAATTCCATACCGTTACTCTGATGAATTGAATGAAATTATTACGAGGATGTTAAACTTAAAG GATTACCATCGACCTTCTGTTGAAGAAATTCTTGAGAACCCTTTAATAGCAGATTTGGTTGCAGACGAGCAAAGAAGAAATCTTGAGAGAAGAGGGCGACAATTAGGAGAGCCAGAAAAATCGCAGGATTCCAGCCCTGTATTGAGTGAGCTGAAACTGAAGGAAATTCAGTTACAGGAGCGAGAGCGAGCTCtcaaagcaagagaagaaagatTGGAGC agaaagaacaggAGCTTTGTGTTCGTGAGAGACTAGCAGAGGACAAACTGGCTAGAGCAGAAAATCTGTTGAAGAACTACAGCTTGCTAAAGGAACGGAAGTTCCTGTCTCTGGCAAGTAATCCAGGTATGAGAATCAACTTGGTCAACAGAAGCTGGTgctacaaatga
- the NEK2 gene encoding serine/threonine-protein kinase Nek2 isoform 3 (isoform 3 is encoded by transcript variant 3) — translation MPSRAEDYEVLYTIGTGSYGRCQKIRRKSDGKILVWKELDYGSMTEAEKQMLVSEVNLLRELKHPNIVRYYDRIIDRTNTTLYIVMEYCEGGDLASVITKGTKERQYLDEEFVLRVMTQLTLALKECHRRSDGGHTVLHRDLKPANVFLDGKQNVKLGDFGLARILNHDTSFAKTFVGTPYYMSPEQMNRMSYNEKSDIWSLGCLLYELCALMPPFTAFSQKELAGKIREGKFRRIPYRYSDELNEIITRMLNLKDYHRPSVEEILENPLIADLVADEQRRNLERRGRQLGEPEKSQDSSPVLSELKLKEIQLQERERALKAREERLEQKEQELCVRERLAEDKLARAENLLKNYSLLKERKFLSLASNPESHFVAQAGMQWCDHSSM, via the exons ATGCCTTCCCGGGCTGAGGACTATGAAGTGTTGTACACCATTGGCACAGGCTCCTACGGCCGCTGCCAGAAGATCCGGAGGAAGAGTGATGGCAAG ATATTAGTTTGGAAAGAACTTGACTATGGCTCCATGACAGAAGCTGAGAAACAGATGCTTGTTTCTGAAGTGAATTTGCTTCGTGAACTGAAACATCCAAACATCGTTCGTTACTATGATCGGATTATTGACCGGACCAATACAACACTGTACATTGTAATGGAATATTGTGAAGGAGGGGATCTGGCTAGTGTAATTACAAAGGGAACCAAGGAAAG GCAATACTTAGATGAAGAGTTTGTTCTTCGAGTGATGACTCAGTTGACTCTGGCCCTGAAGGAATGCCACAGACGAAGTGATGGTGGTCATACCGTATTGCATCGGGATCTGAAACCAGCcaatgttttcctggatggcaAGCAAAACGTCAAGCTTGGAGACTTTGGGCTAGCTAGAATATTAAACCATGACACGAGTTTTGCAAAAACATTTGTTGGCACACCTTATTACATGTCTCCT GAACAAATGAATCGCATGTCCTACAATGAGAAATCAGATATCTGGTCATTGGGCTGCTTGCTGTATGAGTTATGTGCATTAAT GCCTCCATTTACAGCTTTTAGCCAGAAAGAACTCGCTGGGAAAATCAGAGAAGGCAAATTCAGGCGAATTCCATACCGTTACTCTGATGAATTGAATGAAATTATTACGAGGATGTTAAACTTAAAG GATTACCATCGACCTTCTGTTGAAGAAATTCTTGAGAACCCTTTAATAGCAGATTTGGTTGCAGACGAGCAAAGAAGAAATCTTGAGAGAAGAGGGCGACAATTAGGAGAGCCAGAAAAATCGCAGGATTCCAGCCCTGTATTGAGTGAGCTGAAACTGAAGGAAATTCAGTTACAGGAGCGAGAGCGAGCTCtcaaagcaagagaagaaagatTGGAGC agaaagaacaggAGCTTTGTGTTCGTGAGAGACTAGCAGAGGACAAACTGGCTAGAGCAGAAAATCTGTTGAAGAACTACAGCTTGCTAAAGGAACGGAAGTTCCTGTCTCTGGCAAGTAATCCAG